AGACGCTCGGCCTGGTGCGCGAGGGTGGCCGCGCGCTTGCCCGCTTGGGAGCCCGCGATGGCGCTGTTGAGGCGAGTCACGTAGTCCGAAATGGGAACGGCGAGCTGAGCCTGCAGCGCGTAGTTGTTCTGCAAGCTCTCGATCGAGAAGGCCGCGGCGCCCACGGGCTGTCCCTGAGAGTCGAGCACGCACTGGCCCACGCCGCCGGGACAAGTGCCGACGGTGAGCACACCGGGATTCCCGGCGCCCACCAGCGCGCCGCTGCCGAAGCCGCTGCTCACCGGCGAGAGGCGCGTGTAGGTAGCTTTGAGGGTGACCCGCGGGAAGAACTGCACCGCGGTCTGCGTGACCTTCGCCTTGGCGGCTTCCACTTCGGCGAGCTTCGCGCGCACCGTCGCGCTGTTGGCCACGGTGCGTCGCGCGACCTGATCCGCCGTCAAGCCACCGGCAACGGGGCTGAGCACGCTCTCGGTGTCGCTGGTTTGCCCCGGCAGTTCGCGGACGACGGGCTCGTCCGTGTCGCCCGCCGCGGGTTCAGTGGGTGCAGGCGGTGCTGCGGGCGCAGGCGGTGCTGCGGGCGCAGCGGGTGCGGGTTGCGCCGAAGCGCCATTGGCGAAAGCCAATAGCGATAGCGCGATCGGCGCCAAGCGTAGAGTGGAGATCGAAACGAATGCGCTCATGACTCGTGGCTCCCGGTTGCTGGGGTCGGGGCCGCAGCGCCTTCGACCAGTAGGCGACTCGACACCCAGCGCACCACGCGGCTGTGGGCGAGCCCGTCCATGAAAGTGTAGACGACCGGCACCACCACCAATGTGAGCAGCGTGCTGGTGATGAGGCCGCCAATCACGCACACCGCCATCGGTGCGCGAGTCTCGCCGCCTTCGCTGAAAGCCAAGGCCACGGGCAGCATGCCGAAGATCATCGCGGCCGTGGTCATGGTGATCGGGCGCAAGCGAATCACACCGGCGCGGATCAGCGCTTCGTTGCGCTCCACGCCCTGCGCTCGCAGCTGAATCGCGAAGTCGACTAGCAGAATCGCGTTCTTCGTGACCAGACCCATCAACATGATGATGCCGATCATCGAAAAGATGTTCAGCGTCATGCCGGAGATGAATAGCCCACCGAAAGCACCAATCACGGAGAGGGGCAGCGACAGCATGATGGTGATCGGCTGCACGAAACTGTCGAACTGCGCCGCCAGAATCATGTAGACCAGCACCACTGCCAAGATCAGCGCCAGCACCATGTAGCCGAAGGACTCGATCATCACGTCGGCCATGCCGGCGTAGTCGTGAGTGAGCCCCGCGGGAATGATGCCCGCGGCCTTCTCATCCACGACCTTCGTGGCTTCACCCAGGGGCAGGTTCTCCAAGCCGGCCAGCACCGTGACCTGACGTTGTCGGCCCTGGCGCTCGATCTGACTCGGGCCTTCTCCGTGGTTCACGCGCACGACGCTACTCAGATCCACCAGCGCCCCGGACACCGCGCGTACCTTGATGTTGGCGAGGGAATCGACGTTCTCGCGCTGATCCTCGGGCAGCTGAACCACGATGTCGTAGACGTCCAGGCCGTCCTTCAGCTCGCTGACCGCATCGTCGGCAACCAGCGCGCGAATGGTCGTGCCCACGGTGGCCGCCGGCACGCCGAGGTCGGCGGCGCGTTCGCGATCGATGGAGATGTCCACTTCGGGTTTGCCGCCACGATAGGTGGTGTCCAGGTCGACGAAGCCAGGGACCTTGGCCAGCTCGTCCTTCAGTTTCGTGGACACGGCCACGAGCTCATCCATGTCGTCGCCACGGATGTTGAGCTGCACGGGCTGCTGACGGAAGCCACTGTCGCCGCCGATGGCACTGATGGGCGCGGCGGTGATCTTGGCGTTCTGCACCTTGGCGTAGCGGGCGCGGGCCCACGCCATCAAGTCTTCTTGGCTGTGACTGCGCTCGCGTGAAGGCGTCATCACGACTTGGATCTTGCCCTGGTGCACCTGGCCCTGGGCGCCACCGCCGATGGTGGTGAAGGTGAGCCGGACGCCCTTCGCGTGCGTGCGAATGTCCGCGGCCACGGCTTCGACGACCTTCTTCGTCGCTTCCAAAGACGTGCCCGTGGGCAGCTCCACGTTGAGGGAGAACTCGGCGCGGTCCTCGGGCGGCAAGAACTCCGTCTTCACCCGGCTGACGAGGACGAAAGAGGAGAGCAGTGCTCCGGTTGCCACCACCACCACCAGCCAGCGCCGCTTCAGGGAGGCGCGCAATAGGCGGCCGTAGATGTCGTCGATGGCGCTGAGCACGCGCTCCACTGCGCGCGCCACGATGTTCTTCGCCTTGTGGCTCGGCTTGAGAAAGCGCGACGCCAGCATGGGGGTCAGGGTGAAGGACACCAACATGCTGACGGCCACCGCGAAGCTGACGGTCAGGCCGAACTGATAGAAGAAGCGACCGATGATGCCCTTCATGAATGCCACGGGCACGAACACCGCGACGATGGACGAGGTGGTGGCGAGCACCGCGAGGAAGATCTCCGCCGTGGCATTGGACGACGCTTGTATCGGTGGTTCCCCCAACTCGAGATGACGGTGAATGTTCTCGATCACCACGATGGCGTCGTCGATCAGGATGCCGATGGACAAAGATAGCCCCAGCATCGTCATGTTGTTGAAGGTGAATCCCATCCAGTCGATGAAGGCGAAGGTGGCGACCACGCTGGTGGGCAAGGCCACGGCGCTGATCAGCGTCGCGCGGAAGTCATGCAAAAAGAACAAGATGATGATGACCGCCAGGAACGCGCCGAAGGCCAAGTCGAACTGCACGTCCGCGATCGAGTGCTCGATGAAGGTGGAGTTGTCCGTGGGCACGTCCAGGGTTGCGCCGGCCTGTTCGACCCGGGGACGCAGTGCCTCCAGCTCCTTGCGTACGCGCTTGGCGACTTCCACGGTGTTGGCGCCGCTCTGCTTGCGGATCACCAAGCTGACGGCGCTGGTGCCGTTCAGGAAGGACGCCGAACGCGCGTCCTCCACCGTGTCTCTCACCTCCGCGACATCGCTCACGCGAATCAGGACTCCGCCTGGGTTCGGGATCAGCAGCGCGGAGATCTCTTGGACGTTCTTGACCTCGCCCTTGGTCTTGATGCTCAGCTCGCGAGCGCCACGGTCCACACTGCCGCCGGGTACGTCCAGGTTCTGGGCGCGGATGGCGTTCGCCACGTCGTCGACGGTCAGCCCCAGGCCGCTGAGCTTGGCCGGGTCCACGAGCACCTTGATTTGACGTTCTCGGCCGCCGACCAGATCCACGCTGCCGACGCCGGGAATGCGCTGCACGCGTTCCTTCACGACCTTGTCGGCCAGGTTCGTCAGCTCGCGCGGGCTTAGCTTGCCCGATAGGGCCACGCCCATGACCGGCGCCGCGCCCACGTCGAACTTCTGGATCAAGGGCGGCTCGATCTGCGCCGGCAGCGTCGACTGGACTTCGCTCATCTTGTCGCGAATGTCCTGCATCGCCTGGTCGACGTTCACCGACAGCTCGAACTCGATGATGACCTGAGTGACGCTCTCCAGGTTCACGGAGCGCAAGCGCTTGATGCCGCTCAGGGTGTTGACGCGTTCCTCGATGGGGTCGGCGACCTTGCTCTCCATCGTCTCCGGATCGCCGCCGGGGTAGATCACGGTCACCGTGACGATGGGGAACTCCACGTTGGGGAACAGATCGACGCCGACTTTGGGATAGGAAAGCAGACCGAACACCACCAGCGCGGCGATCATCATCACCGCGAACACCGGCCGCCGAATGGAGACGTCAGCTAGCCTCATGGCGCCCCTTTGGCCGTCTTGCTCGAACTCGGCGGCGCCGCTGCGCCTTTGGGTTCGATGGTGATCTCCGCCAGCATTCCGGGCTTGAGCTTGCGCCCGGCGTTGTCGATCACCGCCACCACCTCCACGGTGCGTGTGCGCGGGTCGACGGCGGGATTGATGCGGCCGATGGGCACCGTCAGCTCTTGGTCGACGGCGGGGAAGCGCACCTTCACGTTCGTGCCCACCGCCAAGAACGACAGCGTGCGTTCCGGTAGCCGCGCGCGCAGCTCCAGTGCGCTGACGTCTTGCACCACGAGCACGATGGTGGGCGGCATCATGGTGACGGTTTCGCCTACGTTCTTCAGCTTCGCGGTAACGACGCCCTTGATCGGCGAGTGCACGCTCATGTCGCCGGCCATCTTCTTGGTCAGGCTCAGCGCGACTTCCGCCTGCTTTACCGACGTCTTGGCGCCGTCCAAGCGCGACTTGGAGGCATCATGGATTGCCGGTGCCACCGAACCCCGATCGAAGAGCTCCTTCGTGCGCTTGTAGTCGAGCTCGGCTGCACTCAGGCCAACCTTGGCGGCAGTGACTTGCGCTTTGGCTTGTTCCACGGCCAGCCCGGCTTGGCGCGAGTCGAGGCGAAACAAGAACTGCCCCTTCTTGACGTCGTCACCTTCTTCCACCGCAATCGCCGTGAGCACACCGCTGGCCTTGGGACCGAGTTGTGCTTCTTCTTTCGGCTGCAGCGTGCCGGTGCCGTGGAACCCGTCCTTGTCACTGTTCGACGACGGCGAGTTGGCCGACGACGCCGTGGGAACTTGGGGAATGTCGGGCTGCGGCAGGGCGCCGCCCGTCGGATCCGGCAATCCCCCGCCGTCCGCTTTGCTCTTTTTGCATGCCGGCAGCGCCAAAGCGACGGCGGCAAGAGTGCAGGTGGCAACGAACCTCGAGCATTTCATGACTGGTTGGCTCCTCGCAGGAACAGATCGAGAGCAGTTTTCGCTTCGTCCAATAGTTCAGTGCCGCGTTCCGAACGCATCCAGCGGAACACCACGGCGTTCACGTTGGCAGCGAGAGAGCCGGCCAGTATTTCGGCAGAGAGATCGCGCCGCAGCACGCCTTCGGTCTGCGCTTCGGAAAGCGCGCTCGCGAGCAACGACAGGTAGTGCACGTAGCCGTCCTCGTGGTGCTCTCCCAAGACACGGCCAATGTCGCCCTCGCTGACCATGCCCATGCGCATGTACATGGTGAAGAGCTCACCCCGGGCTTCGATGTGCTGCAAGGCCGCGCGCACGATGGCGAAGGCGCGTTCCAGACTGGAGTCCGAAGCATCCGCACTTTCGAGTGCCGAGAGAAACTCATTGCGCCCCGCTTCGACCAAGGAAGAAAAGACCTGCTCCTTGCTGTCGAAGTAGTTGTAGACCGTGCCGATCGAGACGCCGGCTTCGCGCGCCACGTCGCTCATCTTTGCCTGGTGGTAGCCGGCGCGAAGGAAGGCGCGCTCCGCCGCTTCCAAGATCGCTTCGCGGTAGGTCTCGCTCGCCAGCTCGCGCACTCGTTTGCGCACCCGGGCGGGAGTCGTAGACGTGGCGGACGCTGCCGTGCGCGTGACGCCTTGGGACGCTGCTGCTTGGGGCACCGCGGTTGCCTGGCGTTGGGGCACCGCCGCTGCCTGACTCGCAAGGGCTGCGGGCGCAGCCTTTCGGGCGCTCGCTCTTCGCGGCAAAGCCTTCTTTTTTTGTGCTGAACCGCCGTTCATTGCTTAGAGCGCCCGTTCATAGGGCACGCATTCGAGACGGTCAAGGGTGAGGCCTTGGGACTCGATGCCGCGGATCCACCTCGGAGTTTCGCGCTTTCCAACGCGCGTCGAAGCCAGACCCCTCGACCCGCACCCTCGCTGCGTTTCGCAGTGTGCAAAGCGTCGACGCGGCCCCCGTCGGCCCCGTATGCTCTGTCACGATGACCCATTCACGCCTCGTTCTGCCCCGCCGCGATCTGTTGCTTGGCTTGTCCGCTTTGGCGGCCGTCGCCCCTTTGGGTTGCGGAAGCGACGATGACTCGGGAAAGACCTCCGGCACGCCCACGCCGACGGGCGACTACTTTCCCCCGAACGGCAGCGACGAGTGGGAAACCGTCGCGCCCGAAGACGCCGGGTTTTCAGCGTCGGGTCTCGATGCGCTGAAGACGGTGGTGGAGTCGAACCACTCCAGCAGCTTCATGATCCTCGTCGACGGCCGCATCGTCGTCGAGTGGTACTTCATGGGCGCGAGCGCGACCACGCGCACGGACGTCGCCTCGGTGCAAAAGAGCTTCAGCTCCACGCTGATGGGGCTAGCACGAGCGCGCGGGTTGCTCGACTTCGATGACAAGGTCTCCGACTACCTGCCCGACGGTTGGTCCAACGCCACGCCGGCCGAAGAAGCGCCCATCACTCTGCGTCACCTGATGACGCACAGCAGCGGCCTGAGCGATACTACTTTGGAGAAGGTCCACGAGCCGGGGGCCGTGTTCAACTACAACACCGCTGCTTATCAGAAGACGCGGCCAGTGCTCGAAGCCGTGGCGGGCAAAGACATCAACGCGCTGAGCCGTGAATGGCTCTTCGATGCCATCGACGACCGCGGTGCCTGGAAAGACCGCGGCAAGACCGACCCGACGGGCGCCGCCATTTGGGGACTCGACCAGAGCGCACGCGACATGGCGCGCTTCGGTTTGCTCGCCCAGCGCGGCGGCAAGTGGCACGACAAGGCCGTCACCGACTCGGGCTGGTTCGCGGAAGCATGGTCGCCTTCGCAAGCGAAAGCGGACTACGGTTTGCTGTGGTGGTTGCAGGGGCAAGGCAAGCTGAAGAACAAGGCCCCCGCCGATCTGGTGTCGGCCCTCGGCGCCCGCGATCAGAAGATCTACGTGGTACCCAGCCTCGAAGCGGTCGTCACGCGCCAAGGCTTGGCCGCTGGCGTGGAAACCGAGGCAGAGTCGGACTTCGATCTCGTGCTGCTCAAAGCCATCGCCGACGCGCGCATCCCGGCCTGAGTCCGGCGTCGTCGTGGACCAGGTCTGCGCGTAGCTGCCCCACCCCCAAAGCTTCGTAGCAGGCTGGCGGACGCCCTCGCCGACGATCGCGCGCGAGCCCGTGCTATGTTGGGGCTCGTGAGCGTCGGCGAGCAGTTTCGAGTCACGAGGCGCGGTTCGACTCGCGGTGGGGTCGCGCTACTTCTCGGTCTGGCGCTCGGCGGCGCTGGGTGTGAGAAGAAGGCAGAGCCGACCCCGAAGGACACCACCATAGCTGGCTACTGCGAGCCCAAACCCTGCAATCGTTTCGAGCAGTCCCACGCCGACGTGGTGGCGCGCACGGGGCCGGGGTCCGGCTGCTTTCTCGCCAACGCGGGCCGTTGCGGCGACCTGAAGTACATCGAGTTCAGCGACGGCTATCACGGATACACCGAGTTCTTCGACGCCAAAGGCACGATGGTGGGGGCCAAGCGATGGTCCGACATCTCGCCAAAAGAGAGTTTCGGTCGCGTGCCGGACTGCAAGCTCGAGATCACGGAAGAGATCTGCAAGCGCGACGACGCGGGCTGACGCCACCCGCGTCGCCCCTGCACAGGTCGTGACCGCTTCGGCCACGACCTGAAACGCCTGCTCTACCCTACTGGCACTCCCCGTCCGGCAGGGAGCAGCTCTGCCCCGAGGGGCACTGGGACGTCGTGGCGCATTCGGCGCACTGATGTTCGGCCGTCAAGCAGGCGGGTTGCTGCGGATCTTGGCAGTGAGAATCCGCGGTGCACTCGACGCAGCGTCCCGTCGTGAGCAGGCATGCCGGCTGACCGTTCTCGGTGCAATCCGTATCCGACGCGCACTCCACGCACAAGCCGGCTTGGGTGTTGCACACGGGGGCGTTGTTGTTGGTGCAGTCCTGGTTGGTCGTGCATCCATTCACGCAGTTGCCGCCGGGCGTGCAGGCCTGGCCGCTCGGACAATCCGCCTTCGTGACACACGTCACGCACTCATTCTGCGTCGGGCTGCACTTCTGGTTGTTGTTGCAGTCCGTGTTCTGAGTGCACTCCACGCATCGATGATTGGGCCCACACGCGGGCTGAGTGCCTCCGCAGTCCGTGTTCGAAAGGCACTCCACACAGGCCTGGGACGCTGGGTCACACAGCTTGTTGGTGTTGTTGTTGGCGCAGTTCGTGTTGCTCGTGCACTGCACGCAGGCGCCGGTGGTCGTGTCGCAGTAGGGCGTGTTCCCTCCGCAATCGCCGTTGCCGGTGCAGGCCGTGGTGCAGCGACGTGCGGGATTGCACTTTTCGCCCTGCCCGCAATCCGCGTTGGTGTTGCACTCCACGCAGACCTTGGCAGCAGTGTCGCAGACACCTTGGTTCTGACCCAGGCAGTCGCCGTTGTTCAAGCACTCGACGCAGCTCTGCGTCGAGGCGTCGCACACGGGTAGGTTCTGCGGGCACACGCCACAGTTGTTGCCGCCAGCGCTTCCCCCGTTGCCGCCCGCACCGCCTGTGCTCGCACCGCCGGCGCCACCCGTGTTCGCGCCGCCTGCGCCGCCGGTACCGGTTCCCGCTGCTGCGCCCGATGCCCCCGCAGAACCGTCTGCTGCGCCGGAACCGCCGCTTCCACCGCCTCCGCTCGAAGTCGTCGCGCCTTCATCAGACCCGCCGCATGCGGAGAGCCACCCCATTCCGATGACGGCAAACAAGCCAAATCCAACTACGACACGTGAAGCCATGCGCACCCTCCAGAGCAAGCGACTGAGTAATTGGTTGCCGGCACGGGTTTTGGCAGGCAGCTCCCGAGCCCGGGCGGTCGGAATAGGTCCTACAAGGTGGTGCACTGTGCTCTGCAGTCGAGCAAGCCCGGTCTCATGGGGGCCCACTCGCTGATACGGGCGCGACCACCGTCGAGGCGAAGCGCGAGGTCATCCCCATCGCCGCGGCGCGCCCTGCTGCCGCGCCTGGGTGGCAAAGGGACGATTGGGCGTCGGTGGCCGCCGCGCGCGCCGGCGCCGGCGCGGCAAGCCCATGCTATGTTGAACTCGTGAGCGTCGCTGCGCAGATCCCACGCATCTCCTTCGAAGAATTCCTTCGTCTCGAGCGCCTCAACACGTCGAAGCACGAGTGGCTCGACGGAATCGTCTACATGATGGCCGGGGGCATTTTCGAGCATGGGCGCCTCGTGGACAACGTTCTGGTCGCGCTGCGACAGCGCCTCGCCGGTCGCCGATGCACTCCCTACTCGGGCAACTTCCTGATCCGCACTCCAGGCGGGCTCGGAGCGTATCCAGACGTCATGGTCTTTTGCGGCGACATCATCGGCGACCCGGCTGACCCCGAGCGGGCCGCCACCAATCCTACGCTGCTCGTCGAAGTACTTTCGGACAGCACGGAGGACTACGACCGCGGAGAGAAGTTCGAGAACTACAAGACGATCCCGTCTTTCACCGAGTATGTGCTGATCAACCAGAACGAACGAAAGGTCGAGGTCTTCTCCAAGCGATCCGGTTGGAGTCCCAGCGTGGCAAGCGCCGGGGAGTCGGTGACCTTGGAAGCGATTGGCGTGGTGATCGCCGTCGACGAGATCTACGCGTAGCTGCGTCGCGAGGCCGCCGAGACCGAAGCGACGCGGGCTGGCGGGCTGCTGGCGCGGTGCGGCCCGCGTTGGCGAGGTGCATCTCGACTCATCGCGTTCAGTGCCGGCTGTCGACTAGCCGCACGCGGGCAACACTCGGCCGCTACGGAGCGCTATCCTCCCGCTCGTGTCCGTCACGACGGAGTTGGTGATCAAGGCGGGGCTCGGGGCCTTGGTCGCCGCGTTGATCGCCACGCGAGTGGACGCGCGCCGCCACGGTCGCGTGGTCTTCGGGGTTCTCGCCGTCGTCTCCGCCGCGGCGTTCTTCAACTTCGGCGCGTTCCACGGGGCGCGCTACGCGCATCACGGCGAGCTCTTTCACTACGTGCTCGGCTCCAAGTACTTCGCGGAGCTGGGCTACGACGGTCTGTACGCCGCGTCCCTGGAGGCGAGCGGGAATGCACCGATCTCGCGGCCAGCGCCGGTTCGAGATCTGCGCAGCTACCAACGGGTCGATCGATCGAGTCTGCAGGATCACCGGCAGCAGGTTCGCGGCCGCTTCAGCGATTCACGTTGGAACGAGTTCGTCGGCGATCACGGCTACCTCGTCGAAAACTCGGAGCCAGCCTACGTGGACGCCTGGCGCAAGGACCACGGCTACAACGCGACACCAGCGTGGACGACGCTGGCGCGGGTCTTCAACTGGTTTCCCGTGAGCCGCGGCGCGATCCTGTTCTGGACGCTGCTCGATCCGCTTTTGCTCGCGGTGATGTTCTGGGCGCTGTGGCGAACCTTCGGCTTCGTGCCGACGGCCCTGTCGCTCTGCGTATTCGGCTTGGCGTATCTGTCCCGCTTCTACTGGGTCGGCGGCGCGTTCCTGCGTCACGACTGGTTGTGCGCGTCAGTGGTTGGCGTCTGTCTTCTCGAACGCAAGCGGCCTGGCTGGGCCGGGCTGTGTTTCGGCTACGCCGCCGCGATGCGCGTGTTCCCGGCTCTGCTGCTGTTCGGCATCTTCGTGCACGCGCTGGCGCGATGGAAACGAGGCGACCGCAATCCGTGGCCGCTGTGGCTGGGTGCGTCCTTCGCTTGCACGGTCGCTGGGCTGGTGCTGGCCGGCGCACTCGCGGGGCGTGGCTTCGACGCCTGGAGCGAGTTCGCGAGCGCCATCGAGTTGCACCGCTCACACTGGTCCCGCAACCGCGTCGGGTCCTTCACGTCGCTGATGTACGCCTACGATTTCGTCACGCGCCCTGCTAGCGAGTGGGGCACGGTGGTGAGCGCCGACGCCTGGCAAGCAAAAGTGGACGCGTTCCGCGCCAATTGGTGGCCGCTGCGTGGAGTGGTGACCGTGGCGTGGCTCGCCGGCGTCGCGCGCGTCGCCTGGACGCGGCCGCGCGTGGAGTGCGCAGCGCTAGGGCTCGTCAGCATCTTCGCGCTCACGGAACCGACTTCGTACTACTGGAGTCTCTTGCTGCTCATTCCCTTCGTCGGTCGTCGCTGGCTCACGGTCATGACGCTTGCCGTCTCCTCGCTGCTCTGCGCCGTCGGCGCGGCGACGGGCATGTCCTTCGTGTACGCCGTGGCGGCCTACGCGTTGTTCGCCCTCTTCGCGCTCTGGCTCATGACCCGCACTGCGAACGGCGACGTCGTCTCGCCCTGACGAGCGGCGACGCGGTCTCGCCCTGACGAATCGCCGGCACCCCTCCAACCTATCGCGTAGAATTGCTCAAAAAGGTGAGCATTTCGACGACATACTCGAACATGTCCGCAAGATGACCACCATGGCGAGCATTTTTCCGACTTGGGTACCGCGCTCCAAATTCCGAACTTTGCCCCGTCAACAGGGCGCGTTCGCACCCGGGCGCGACCTCAACTGAGTTCGCGACAGCGTTGCTCGAGCGTGCGTTCGAGCTGGGTCGTCTTGCGGTCGGCAAAGCCGATCACGCCGACTCTCCGCGCTCCGGCTTGGACGGCGTGGCACACCTCGTCGAGGATGGCGCGAGTGGCTGCGGCGCGGACACCGAAGCGCTCCGCAAACGTCACGAAGTGGGAGCGTCGGAGCTTCTTGTCGCGACCGTCGAGGGGGAGCGCCATGCTGGTGTCGCCGTAGGGCAGCGTCGTCAAGAGATCGTAGGCGGGGGACAGCCTCAGGCTGGCGCGGTCCTCGTTGAGCAAGAGGCTGACGTTTTTGGCGTGCAGATCACCGTTGGCGATCGCTTGGGAGAAGGCCGCCAGGCGAATGAGGTTCGCGACGTCGAGGATTGCCGTCGAGCTGTGCGCGGCGATTGCGCTGGCGACCTCCGCCAGACTCACGGCGTACTTGTCCGCTGGGTAGCGATCCAAGAGCTGACACCCGTCCTCGACGTGCAGCTTCTCCGTCGTCCGGTCGAAGCGTCGGACCAGGAGCCCTACCGTGCCGTCGCGATCTTCGAGGACGCTAACCTCGGCCGTGTCGATGCCCGCGTCCCTGGCCAACCCCATGAAGAAGGCCTCGTTCTGCACGATGCGCGGGTAGTTCTGGGGCTCGAGTTTTAGCAAGTACGCTTCTCCCGCCAGCGCATCGATCGGCACCGAGATCATGGCAGCCGAGATCTTCTCTTGTACGCCCGGAGTCGTGTGCTGCTCTCCTTGGCCCGCGTAGTTCAGGCTCTGCCGCAAGAGTTCGTTGAACGACGCCTCCGCGACGCGAGCGAGATCTAGGGTCGGCCTGGTGGGCCGCGGCGGGTCCTCGCTACAAACGACAGCGATATCACCAACGCAGTCCTCGCCCGCCGCTGCGAGCAAGGAGAGCAAGTCTTCGGGGGAGGTCTTGACCGCGCCCAGCAGGGCCGCGTAGCGGGCGCCCTCGGGCAAGAGGTTTGCGAAGAAGGGATGGAGGTTGGTGCCGGCGATCTCGTGTGGCTCGGCTCTCAGCGGCAGGTGCAAGGCGATGGCGCCAGCAAGGGGGCCCGGATCTGCTTCGTGCGCTTCCCGATAGCGCGTGTCGTAGGCGAACCGCGCGCCGCGCGCGGTGCGCTCGATCTGGCCGGCGAACTCGTCTCCGCGGTACACGGCCAGGCGTTCGACGGCGCTCTTGCGCGTCACTTCGCGTTCCCGATCGTGAGGGGCTCACGGCCGGGCTCGAGACGCAGCGTGAGCCCGAGCACCTGCAGCACGGCGAGTAGCTTGTCCAAGCGGACCGTGGTCTTGCCGTTCTCCAGCTCATACAGAAACGCGAGACCGCAGCCCGCAAACCTCGCAAGCGCGGCCTGGGTCAGCCCCAGCTGCTTTCGCCGCTCACGGATCGCCTGACCCAGCACCGCCGTCGTCGGTTCGGCGGGTCTCGGACGCGACTTCTTCAGGGTCTTTCGAGCCATGCGATCGCATGGATTCTGCCGCTGTACGGCCCGCCAGGCAACAAATCAATG
This genomic stretch from Polyangiaceae bacterium harbors:
- a CDS encoding efflux RND transporter periplasmic adaptor subunit, which translates into the protein MKCSRFVATCTLAAVALALPACKKSKADGGGLPDPTGGALPQPDIPQVPTASSANSPSSNSDKDGFHGTGTLQPKEEAQLGPKASGVLTAIAVEEGDDVKKGQFLFRLDSRQAGLAVEQAKAQVTAAKVGLSAAELDYKRTKELFDRGSVAPAIHDASKSRLDGAKTSVKQAEVALSLTKKMAGDMSVHSPIKGVVTAKLKNVGETVTMMPPTIVLVVQDVSALELRARLPERTLSFLAVGTNVKVRFPAVDQELTVPIGRINPAVDPRTRTVEVVAVIDNAGRKLKPGMLAEITIEPKGAAAPPSSSKTAKGAP
- a CDS encoding serine hydrolase, which translates into the protein MTHSRLVLPRRDLLLGLSALAAVAPLGCGSDDDSGKTSGTPTPTGDYFPPNGSDEWETVAPEDAGFSASGLDALKTVVESNHSSSFMILVDGRIVVEWYFMGASATTRTDVASVQKSFSSTLMGLARARGLLDFDDKVSDYLPDGWSNATPAEEAPITLRHLMTHSSGLSDTTLEKVHEPGAVFNYNTAAYQKTRPVLEAVAGKDINALSREWLFDAIDDRGAWKDRGKTDPTGAAIWGLDQSARDMARFGLLAQRGGKWHDKAVTDSGWFAEAWSPSQAKADYGLLWWLQGQGKLKNKAPADLVSALGARDQKIYVVPSLEAVVTRQGLAAGVETEAESDFDLVLLKAIADARIPA
- a CDS encoding helix-turn-helix transcriptional regulator, with translation MARKTLKKSRPRPAEPTTAVLGQAIRERRKQLGLTQAALARFAGCGLAFLYELENGKTTVRLDKLLAVLQVLGLTLRLEPGREPLTIGNAK
- a CDS encoding TetR/AcrR family transcriptional regulator — encoded protein: MPQAAASQGVTRTAASATSTTPARVRKRVRELASETYREAILEAAERAFLRAGYHQAKMSDVAREAGVSIGTVYNYFDSKEQVFSSLVEAGRNEFLSALESADASDSSLERAFAIVRAALQHIEARGELFTMYMRMGMVSEGDIGRVLGEHHEDGYVHYLSLLASALSEAQTEGVLRRDLSAEILAGSLAANVNAVVFRWMRSERGTELLDEAKTALDLFLRGANQS
- a CDS encoding efflux RND transporter permease subunit produces the protein MRLADVSIRRPVFAVMMIAALVVFGLLSYPKVGVDLFPNVEFPIVTVTVIYPGGDPETMESKVADPIEERVNTLSGIKRLRSVNLESVTQVIIEFELSVNVDQAMQDIRDKMSEVQSTLPAQIEPPLIQKFDVGAAPVMGVALSGKLSPRELTNLADKVVKERVQRIPGVGSVDLVGGRERQIKVLVDPAKLSGLGLTVDDVANAIRAQNLDVPGGSVDRGARELSIKTKGEVKNVQEISALLIPNPGGVLIRVSDVAEVRDTVEDARSASFLNGTSAVSLVIRKQSGANTVEVAKRVRKELEALRPRVEQAGATLDVPTDNSTFIEHSIADVQFDLAFGAFLAVIIILFFLHDFRATLISAVALPTSVVATFAFIDWMGFTFNNMTMLGLSLSIGILIDDAIVVIENIHRHLELGEPPIQASSNATAEIFLAVLATTSSIVAVFVPVAFMKGIIGRFFYQFGLTVSFAVAVSMLVSFTLTPMLASRFLKPSHKAKNIVARAVERVLSAIDDIYGRLLRASLKRRWLVVVVATGALLSSFVLVSRVKTEFLPPEDRAEFSLNVELPTGTSLEATKKVVEAVAADIRTHAKGVRLTFTTIGGGAQGQVHQGKIQVVMTPSRERSHSQEDLMAWARARYAKVQNAKITAAPISAIGGDSGFRQQPVQLNIRGDDMDELVAVSTKLKDELAKVPGFVDLDTTYRGGKPEVDISIDRERAADLGVPAATVGTTIRALVADDAVSELKDGLDVYDIVVQLPEDQRENVDSLANIKVRAVSGALVDLSSVVRVNHGEGPSQIERQGRQRQVTVLAGLENLPLGEATKVVDEKAAGIIPAGLTHDYAGMADVMIESFGYMVLALILAVVLVYMILAAQFDSFVQPITIMLSLPLSVIGAFGGLFISGMTLNIFSMIGIIMLMGLVTKNAILLVDFAIQLRAQGVERNEALIRAGVIRLRPITMTTAAMIFGMLPVALAFSEGGETRAPMAVCVIGGLITSTLLTLVVVPVVYTFMDGLAHSRVVRWVSSRLLVEGAAAPTPATGSHES
- a CDS encoding HipA domain-containing protein, encoding MTRKSAVERLAVYRGDEFAGQIERTARGARFAYDTRYREAHEADPGPLAGAIALHLPLRAEPHEIAGTNLHPFFANLLPEGARYAALLGAVKTSPEDLLSLLAAAGEDCVGDIAVVCSEDPPRPTRPTLDLARVAEASFNELLRQSLNYAGQGEQHTTPGVQEKISAAMISVPIDALAGEAYLLKLEPQNYPRIVQNEAFFMGLARDAGIDTAEVSVLEDRDGTVGLLVRRFDRTTEKLHVEDGCQLLDRYPADKYAVSLAEVASAIAAHSSTAILDVANLIRLAAFSQAIANGDLHAKNVSLLLNEDRASLRLSPAYDLLTTLPYGDTSMALPLDGRDKKLRRSHFVTFAERFGVRAAATRAILDEVCHAVQAGARRVGVIGFADRKTTQLERTLEQRCRELS
- a CDS encoding Uma2 family endonuclease: MSVAAQIPRISFEEFLRLERLNTSKHEWLDGIVYMMAGGIFEHGRLVDNVLVALRQRLAGRRCTPYSGNFLIRTPGGLGAYPDVMVFCGDIIGDPADPERAATNPTLLVEVLSDSTEDYDRGEKFENYKTIPSFTEYVLINQNERKVEVFSKRSGWSPSVASAGESVTLEAIGVVIAVDEIYA